The following coding sequences lie in one Aspergillus puulaauensis MK2 DNA, chromosome 3, nearly complete sequence genomic window:
- a CDS encoding uncharacterized protein (COG:C;~EggNog:ENOG410PMMX;~InterPro:IPR016166,IPR006094,IPR036318;~PFAM:PF01565;~SECRETED:SignalP(1-22);~SMCOG1138:FAD linked oxidase domain protein;~antiSMASH:Cluster_3.5;~go_function: GO:0016491 - oxidoreductase activity [Evidence IEA];~go_function: GO:0050660 - flavin adenine dinucleotide binding [Evidence IEA];~go_function: GO:0071949 - FAD binding [Evidence IEA];~go_process: GO:0055114 - oxidation-reduction process [Evidence IEA]), producing the protein MFAPFPFSLFSLLLICGQHADAQVQAQEPLGTFDTLGVVFGNSTAGCQQACIQLQATSSADVNSSPEFITDRYFALQQRQLTPACVVQPESADDVARAVQVVREHHCPFAVRSGGHGNHVGVSNIQGGLVIDLGRLNSVTVSEDESVALIGPGNRWVDVYEVLEEKGLLVVGGRTATVGVGGLTLGGGISYLSRRYGWAVDNIRNYEVILANGTIANVNKDSHPDLFFALRGGGNNFGIVTRFDFETRRIGMMSGGTTTFNMEDLESRKAALGLKDQWQWTTHSFLTHAVKYLLKGLGSFGLATNSRDVIREFVALGDESQTDAGAHAFLYLSWVPSFRSFLFGITRMYTTVAGSGTPDPDPPVFRNVSSLKKLHSTNRVSNMTDFARELDSQNAVLRGELNIWRTVTLKLDADLISDVYDVFISDVHPYTTTPGALFSCNLQMLTKYEIGLFTQNGGNAFGIHPDEGPLFLFSVTFSQDAADYERFEALAEKIMSDVTSLAKERGLYHPFIYQNYAGPGQDVYAGYSEENRARLRQIQRKYDPEGVFWKLQPGYYKV; encoded by the exons ATGTTTGCACCGttccctttctctcttttcagCCTTCTGTTGATCTGCGGTCAGCATGCTGATGCACAAGTGCAAGCGCAAGAACCGCTGGGGACATTCGATACACTCGGGGTAGTGTTTGGAAATTCCACTGCTGGTTGTCAACAGGCC TGCATACAACTGCAAGCCACTAGCTCCGCAGATGTTAACAGCAGCCCTGAGTTCATCACCGACCGGTATTTCGCTCTCCAGCAGCGACAGCTCACGCCTGCGTGCGTGGTCCAGCCGGAATCAGCGGACGATGTCGCGAGGGCCGTCCAGGTTGTCAGGGAGCACCACTGCCCGTTTGCCGTGAGGAGTGGAGGGCATGGGAACCACGTTGGGGTGTCGAACATCCAGGGTGGACTGGTGATTGATTTGGGAAGGTTGAATAGCGTGACTGTTTCTGAGGATGAGTCTGTTGCGTTGATTGGGCCTGGGAATCGCTGGGTTGATGTTTATGAGGTgcttgaggagaaggggcttttggttgttggggGAAGGACCGCGACGGTTGGTGTTGGGGGGCTTACTTTGGGGG gtGGTATTTCGTATCTCTCTCGTCGCTATGGTTGGGCTGTGGACAATATCCGCAACTACGAAGTCATCCTGGCCAACGGGACCATCGCCAATGTGAATAAAGATTCGCATCCTGATCTGTTCTTTGCGCTGCGCGGAGGTGGGAATAACTTCGGCATTGTGACTCGGTTTGATTTTGAGACACGTAGGATCGGGATGATGTCTGGGGGAACGACAACCTTCAACATGGAAGATCTCGAGTCAAGAAAGGCAGCGCTGGGATTGAAAGACCAGTGGCAGTGGACCACTCATTCATTCCTGACCCACGCTGTCAAGTACCTTTTGAAAGGCCTTGGGAGTTTCGGTCTCGCGACGAATTCGAGGGATGTCATTCGGGAGTTTGTTGCTCTGGGCGATGAGAGTCAGACAGATGCCGGGGCGCATGCATTTCTGTATCTGTCTTGGGTGCCTAGCTTCCGCTCTTTCTTATTCGGCATAACCAGAATGTATACCACCGTTGCTGGCAGTGGTACTCCCGACCCCGACCCGCCGGTGTTTCGCAACGTGAGCTCGCTGAAGAAACTGCATTCAACCAACAGAGTGAGCAATATGACCGACTTTGCACGAGAACTCGACAGCCAGAACGCAGTGCTTAGAGGGGAACT AAACATATGGCGGACCGTTACACTCAAGCTCGACGCCGATTTGATTTCAGACGTTTACGACGTGTTTATTTCCGATGTGCACCCGTACACCACGACCCCTGGTGCTCTTTTCTCGTGCAACCTGCAAATGCTGACAAAGTATGAGATTGGATTGTTTACCCAGAATGGAGGGAATGCATTCGGCATTCACCCAGATGAAGGCCCATTATTCT TATTCAGTGTCACCTTCTCCCAGGATGCCGCGGACTATGAGCGCTTTGAAGCTCTTGCGGAAAAAATCATGAGCGATGTCACTTCTTTGGCAAAAGAACGGGGCCTCTACCATCCCTTCATATACCAGAATTATGCCGGTCCTGGGCAGGATGTCTACGCTGGGTACAGTGAGGAAAATCGTGCCCGGTTGAGACAGATTCAGCGGAAATACGACCCAGAGGGAGTTTTCTGGAAATTGCAACCTGGATACTATAAGGTGTAA
- the cdcA gene encoding phosphoprotein phosphatase CDC14 (BUSCO:EOG09262E7I;~COG:V;~EggNog:ENOG410PHH0;~InterPro:IPR029021,IPR026070,IPR003595,IPR029260, IPR020422,IPR016130,IPR000387,IPR000340;~PFAM:PF14671,PF00782;~antiSMASH:Cluster_3.5;~go_function: GO:0004721 - phosphoprotein phosphatase activity [Evidence IEA];~go_function: GO:0004725 - protein tyrosine phosphatase activity [Evidence IEA];~go_function: GO:0008138 - protein tyrosine/serine/threonine phosphatase activity [Evidence IEA];~go_function: GO:0016791 - phosphatase activity [Evidence IEA];~go_process: GO:0006470 - protein dephosphorylation [Evidence IEA];~go_process: GO:0007096 - regulation of exit from mitosis [Evidence IEA];~go_process: GO:0016311 - dephosphorylation [Evidence IEA]) has protein sequence MTGHGAGYGQVIEYIQDRLYLASYDHPPDAKTPFPYPSEKSKSPSKRRAQAASPSKKRSPVYFTVDDTLLYNSFHADFGPLHIGHLYRFAVHFHDLLGDPANNDRAVVFYSRTDARSRANAACLVACYMVLIQSWPPHLALAPIAQADPPYMPFRDAGYSQADFILNIQDVVYGVWRAKEQGLCGLRDFSLEEYEKFERVDMGDFNWVSPQFLAFASPQHQPVAPVPRDSPEFAALPSTVSELASSRLPLPFKNVLAHFATRDVGLVVRLNSELYSPSYFTAMGIAHIDMIFEDGTCPPLPLVKKFIKMAHDMINIKHKAIAVHCKAGLGRTGCLIGAYLIYRYGFTANEVIAFMRFMRPGMVVGPQQHWLHLNQGSFREWWFEDSMKEKLAQLQPNPVTPGRSPAKHRPTSGAVTTPPNNGHSKRAALGEIDHNEAGAVNPEENLPAPTPGQPRKSHRKDSRHHPYSRTASGGLVMDKEAKRASEKTSRGSSESSESEEEAQLRMLAKRPSKSPSASPGQRSISYSATVTASYTLNDDIHEDRENWGGATQAVPKTPVSSKSTGAPISVGKVRSSSRRVTESRSDSKGIRKQSGRIGSSGSPVRVKA, from the exons ATGACTGGACATGGAGCTGGCTATGGCCAGGTGATTGAATACATCCAGG ATCGATTATACCTGGCCTCCTATGACCACCCTCCGGATGCGAAAACCCCCTTTCCTTACCCCTCCGAGAAGTCGAAATCTCCAAGCAAGCGTCGAGCACAAGCAGCGAGCCCAAGCAAGAAACGCAGCCCTGTCTATTTCACCGTCGATGACACCCTCCTTTACAACTCGTTCCACGCAGACTTCGGGCCCCTCCACATCGGCCATCTGTACCGCTTTGCCGTCCACTTCCATGACCTGCTCGGCGACCCCGCGAATAATGACCGCGCAGTAGTCTTCTACTCGCGGACAGATGCCAGAAGCCGTGCAAACGCGGCCTGCCTGGTTGCTTGCTACATGGTCCTGATCCAGTCTTGGCCACCCCATCTTGCACTCGCGCCCATTGCGCAGGCGGACCCTCCGTACATGCCGTTTCGTGATGCTGGATATAGTCAAGCGGATTTCATTCTGAACATCCAGGATGTTGTATACGGTGTTTGGAGAGCTAAGGAGCAGGGCTTGTGTGGATTGCGGGATTTTAGCCTTGAAGA ATACGAGAAGTTTGAACGAGTCGATATGGGAGATTTCAACTGGGTCAGTCCCCAattcctcgccttcgcctctccgcaacaccagccagtaGCTCCAGTACCTCGCGATTCACCAGAATTTGCCGCCTTGCCATCCACCGTATCCGAACTTGCCTCCTCTCGACTACCTCTTCCTTTCAAAAACGTTCTGGCGCACTTTGCGACCCGCGATGTCGGTCTAGTTGTACGACTGAACTCCGAACTATACTCGCCGTCCTATTTCACTGCGATGGGAATCGCTCACATCGATATGATTTTCGAGGACGGAACCTGCCCTCCACTTCCGCTGGTCAAGAAGTTTATCAAGATGGCTCACGACATGATCAATATAAAGCACAAGGCGATTGCTGTACACTGCAAAGCTGGCCTCGGCCGCACAGGCTGCCTGATTGGAGCCTACTTGATCTACCGATATGGATTCACAGCCAACGAGGTCATTGCCTTTATGCGTTTTATGCGCCCTGGCATGGTGGTTGGTCCACAGCAACATTGGCTACATCTCAACCAGGGATCTTTTAGAGAGTGGTGGTTCGAGGATTccatgaaggagaagcttgcTCAGCTGCAACCAAACCCCGTCACACCTGGCCGTTCACCGGCGAAACATCGCCCAACCAGCGGGGCTGTTACCACCCCGCCGAACAATGGACACTCAAAGCGGGCTGCGCTTGGCGAGATTGATCACAATGAGGCTGGCGCTGTCAACCCTGAAGAGAATCTGCCAGCTCCTACACCAGGGCAGCCTCGCAAGTCTCACAGGAAAGACTCCCGTCACCACCCTTACTCTCGAACTGCATCAGGAGGTCTTGTTATGGACAAGGAAGCGAAGAGAGCGAGCGAGAAGACTAGCAGAGGGAGCAGCGAAAGCAGCGagagtgaagaggaggcccAACTCCGGATGCTCGCCAAGCGCCCATCGAAGTCACCTTCTGCCTCACCGGGACAGCGCTCCATCAGCTATTCAGCAACCGTCACTGCCAGCTATACGCTGAACGATGACATTCACGAGGACAGAGAGAACTGGGGCGGCGCGACGCAAGCTGTTCCCAAGACCCCGGTCAGCAGCAAGTCCACCGGTGCTCCTATTTCCGTCGGCAAAGTGCGGTCCAGTTCTCGCCGGGTTACCGAAAGCCGCAGCGATTCGAAAGGCATTCGGAAACAGAGTGGCCGCATCGGCAGCTCTGGGAGTCCCGTGCGCGTCAAAGCCTAA